The Seriola aureovittata isolate HTS-2021-v1 ecotype China chromosome 2, ASM2101889v1, whole genome shotgun sequence genome has a segment encoding these proteins:
- the si:ch211-286o17.1 gene encoding hematopoietic progenitor cell antigen CD34 produces MRMAASSAKRPEQPCKMLAFALLLIASLLNAGVVAQDEEVVTATATSVETDAYVGGDMIPKTTEAPEPEDPQEQILVFPTMESVEPHEQTTAATATEETEETGDVHNENSSPAAPEEAAEEGTQFTVVAHSVIPFIVEAETPAPMPSRGDGPRNKPVPVPVPVPVPVPQDDVVCVPKETVQDKNAVSLKLKATSSCEDTKVKFESVLQELCGEDCKLEIYQADNSDEIIVSGKYVEADVAGMANKFNNDNIKDKTDVEEAVPRWGKNSKLVLVTLLLTGLLLAALLVAGYYLKTHRKNSKGVRLAESFQVDEENQANTLVSVAPLPQEPLDKLTANGESPPENGTNPAPTTNGHSQTQTPVADTEM; encoded by the exons CAGGAGTCGTGGCACAGGATGAGGAAGTTGTCACAGCAACTGCGACATCTGTGGAGACAGATGCATATGTAGGAGGAGACATGATTCCAAAGACAACTGAAGCTCCTG AGCCAGAGGATCCACAGGAACAAATCTTGGTTTTCCCTACTATGGAATCTGTAGAACCGCATGAACAGactacagcagcaacagctACAGAGGAAACGGAAGAGACAGGAGACGTacacaatgaaaacagcagCCCTGCAGCTCCAGAGGAGGCAGCGGAAGAGGGAACTCAGTTCACAGTCGTGGCACATAGCGTCATACCCTTCATAGTGGAAGCAGAAACCCCAGCACCTATGCCTTCCAGAGGCGATGGCCCCAGGAACAAGCCAGTG ccagtGCCCGTGCCCGTTCCAGTGCCAGTGCCACAGGATGATGTTGTCTGTGTCCCCAAAGAGACGGTCCAGGACAAAAACGCTGTCAGTCTGAAACTCAAAGCCACCTCCAGCTGT GAAGACACCAAAGTGAAGTTTGAAAGTGTTCTGCAGGAGCTGTGTGGTGAAGACTGTAAACTAGAGATCTACCAGGCAGACAACTCTGATGAAATCATTGTGTCCGGAAAGTATGTTGAAG cTGATGTTGCAGGCATGGCTAACAAGTTCAACAATGACAACATCAAAGATAAG ACTGATGTGGAGGAAGCTGTTCCTCGCTGGGGAAAGAACTCTAAGTTGGTACTGGTTACCTTGCTACTAACTGGCCTGTTGCTGGCTGCACTGCTGGTAGCCGGTTATTACCTCAAGACCCACCGCAAGAACTCAAAAGGAGTGAGACTG GCGGAGTCTTTCCAGGTGGATGAGGAGAACCAAGCTAATACACTGGTGTCTGTGGCCCCCCTGCCCCAGGAGCCCCTTGACAAGCTCACTGCCAATGGAGAGTCTCCACCAGAAAATGGGACCAATCCCGCCCCCACCACTAACGGACACTCCCAGACCCAGACCCCTGTGGCTGACACTGAAATGTGA